The DNA region TTGCTGCTAATTATTAAAACCACTGGGCTTCGGTAGCAATcttatcagcaggattttgcttaCAAAACTATTTGGATGTCCATGTTGTACTTTTCTTTGAAATGGCTACAACATCTGTTACATGGCCTCTATGCTGTAGTATGTAGACTGGCTATCAGCCAAGCAGGAGGCGGCAGCACTGGGcacggaatagagctggagtgacagaggcttcagatctacagcctcatttgcatataaatgcAAACACTGGTTTCCCAGTAAACCGAGGAACAGACTGTCCTTGTCTTTGAAGGGGCTCTATGCACAGTCTGGGTGGTGAAGTCTTGCTGACTCCTTTTTAATGGAGCTGCCCCAGATAGGACATAGGTACTATTTTAGGCTGTTGTCTGTCTTGCAGTTGTCCATTGCGTTAACTTTCTGTTCATAATGAGGTGGTTTAAATCTTTTAGGAGGTAGGAtgtctgcactttttttttttttttttcctgtagttgGTAGTTAAGAATTGTTTTTACTTGCAGAAATTGAAAGGCTGAAGAAAGGAGGTGAtggaaaaaaggatgaagatgacgCCTATCTGGATTTGTTTTCACACAAGAATATGAAACTGAAGGAGCGGATTTTGATTCCTGTCAAATTATACCCCAAAGTGAGTGATGGGGCGTCTTGGATTTTGCTTTACAAGGATTAgtctttttaaatgtatttattcacAAATAATTTCTATACATATCACTAATGCATAATGAGCGATTCCTAGTAGTGGTTACAGCCCATCCTTGAGGCTGCTCCTGCAGTGCCGGTTTTTGTTTAATTGGAGGCTCCATCTCCTGCTGACCATGACTTCTCAGTGGAGGAGTTGGGTGGCAGCAACTTTCAGTTAAGCATTCTCTCAGAGAATCTGTCATCGAGACTTAGCATGTTCAAGTAAAGGTATGGCTatattggtgctgttatactgatttaaaAGCTTCCTGTAGGGAAGAAATCTGCGGCCTGGTGCCTCTTTAATTAATGTTGGACGTTTTGGTGCAATATTTTGTGCATAGGGGCATGACAGTAGCTACATTTTTCGTCTCTGCCACAGCCCTTCTGTTTGTATGAGTGTCCTGTTTTTTAAAGTTTGTGCCACCCTTGCACACATTTTATCTCCTGGCGGTCTTCAGCAAAATGACATCGATGGCTGTGCATGCGCAGATTCAGACCATCTTAATGACCAGCCGATACAGCAATCTGCGCATGCACGGCCATTTTGCTGAAGATCACTTGGAGGCAAATGTGTTCAAGGGCTGCCCGCGGCACTAGTGCAAACTATAAAAAGGTTGATGACCGGTTCCCTTTTAAAGGTCTTTGTGGAATGGCTCCAAGGCTGTAGACAGCACGTGGGCATTTCTGCTCTAATACAACTTCACATTTCATCTGTAGCTGCTGCATTATTTTGTTTTCATTACCTTACTGTGATAATGATTTATATTGACTGTTTTTCTGTTCTCAGTTTAACTTTGTTGGGAAGATTTTGGGTCCACAAGGTAATACCATCAAGAGGCTGCAGGAAGAGACTGGAGCTAAAATTTCTGTTCTAGGCAAAGGCTCGATGAGAGATAAGGCCaaggtaatttttctttttttttttttttttttttgttataaatgcTAGTCATGATCAAAAGTTAATCTGTTgatgggacatcattggtcggcctcgagtttaattttctttttttttttttttgtcaaattaactcattttttttttaggaggaAGAACTGCGGAAAGGAGGAGACCCAAAATATAATCATTTAAACATGGACCTTCATGTCTTCATTGAGGTTTTTGGCCCACCTTGTGAAGCATATAACCGAATGGCACATGCTATGGAAGAGGTCAAGAAGTTCTTGGTCCCGGTATGTAGAATTTATTGCTGCCTTTTGTAGCCAGTGATCATTCCTGATAATGTAATAAGACAAGCTGCGTTCAATGACAAAGCTATTGCAAGCTTTCTAAAACGTATCTTTTTAATACAAGCCATTCTTGTAGTCCATCTTAATTTCTTAAGGGTTTTTAAATGTGTTCATTACACTGTGTGCAGGATTATTAGGCAATGCTTAATATTTtttgaagttggagtgtttttttttttttttagatttggctcttAGGAGGATATCAGTTTGTGCAGGTGACTATTACTATGCAGaatttaggcaacttaataaaaaccaaatatattcccatctcacttgtttgttttcaccaggtaaaccaatataactggacaaaatttagaaataaacatttctgacatgcaaaaacaaaaccccaaaaaattagtgaccaatatagccacctttctttgacACTCAGcatccttccatccatagattgtcagttgctttatctgtttatgatcaacattgcgagcagcagccaccacagcctcccagacactgttccgagaggtgtactgttttccctccctgtagatctcaccttttatgagggaccacaggttctctatggggttcagatcaggtgaacaagggggccatgtcattatttcttcttccttgagacctttactggccagccacgctgtggagtagttggaggcatgtgatggagcagtgtcctgcatgaaaatcatgtttttcttgaacaatactgacttcttcctgtaccactgcttgaagaagttgtcttccagaaattggcagtaggtctgggagttgagcttcactcatcCTCAACTCTAAAAGGTCCCACAAattcatctttgataccagcccgtaccagtactccacctccaccttgctggcgtctgagtcggagtggagctctctgccctttactgatccagcctctggcccatcaagagtcactctcatttcatcagtccataaaacctttgaaaagtcagtcttaagatatttcttggcccagtcttgaggtTTTatctgtttcttgttcaaaggtcgtttttcagccttccttaccttggccatgtccctgagtatcgcacaccttgtgctttttgttactccagtaacgttgcagctctgaaatatggcaaaactggtggcaaatggcatcttggcagcttcacgcttgattttcctcaattcatggccagttattttgcaccttttttttgcccaacatgcttcttgcaaccctgttggctatttgccatgaaacgcttgattgttcggtaatcacgcttcaaaagtttggtaattacaagactgctgcatccctgtgcaagacatctcacaattatggacttttcagagcccgtcaaatctctcttctgacccattttgccaaaggaaaggaggttgcttaataattaagcacacttttatatagggttttgatgtcattagacaacacccctcctcattacagagatgcacatcacctgatttacttaattggtagttggctctcaagcctgaaaggcttggagtaggacaacatgtataaaaatgtCATGTGAtccaaatacaacttgcctaataattctgccacAGTGTAGCTATGTTGCTTGACTTCCCTCCCCCATGTGTATAGTGTTTGTGTTACTCAGATAAATGTGGTGGTTTCTGGACATTTATCATGGGTTCGCTTTAAGTATATTGGACAGTCCTCGATACTTTTTGCTTTGGAAAGTTATGATCTGTATAAACAAGTGTTCATTCCAGAACTGAAACTGCAAATTTCCTACAGTGGAGCAGATAATGAAAATGAGAACGGCTCTGATTAATCCTTTCTTAAAAGTACCTTAGTTTAATCGTCGAACCCCAAGTATGTTCACGTTTGCTCACAGGATATGATGGATGATGTTTGTCAGGAGCAGTTCTTGGAGTTGTCATATCTGAATGGAGCCCCACCAGAGACAGCACGTGGAGGAAGGGGAGGACCATCGCGTGGTAGAGGATTACCATCGGCTGCATCTGCTACAGCAAGGTAATGTATAATGAATTTACTTTGTGCCTTGATGCAGCTTTTTACCAATGCCTTTCTTTTGATTACCCACTCCATACAGTGCGACGACAATGTAACTAACCTTCTTGTTAGAGAACCTGTCGCCATGAAAATGTTTGTTCTACAACCAGCAGATTTCTGTAAAGTTAGGAAAAAATCAGTATAACCAGAAAGACAAGGCAGCACCTAGTGTCTAATCAAATCCAGGAAGCAAATCAGAGGACGTAATAAAAATAAAGACCCGACAGTTTAGAAATAGCagcagtaaagtgcatagtgcgcaTTATGTGCATCAAATAGTCAAGGGTTAATGCAAAGTGCCTATCTGCTTACCTATGGTGAATCACCCCTTCGATAAAGCAGGTACGTGAAACGCTAATCAGGGGCCGCGGAGCGGGTGACCGCAGCTGTGAATCCACTATGGGTAAGCAGATAGGCACTttgtattaaccctttactacctcCACGTCTCCATATGTTTCCATGCATACTTCTGGATTTGTATATCTTTTTTGTCATTTTAATGTGTTCTATGTGAATTAATAAATTTGATCTATATTTTGGGTGGCTTGTTCTTGTACTCCACTGGTTCGGTTTGAATAAGTCACTATGCTGTATTAAAATTGGCAATACAAATTGATATATTGATAGTTGGTATGTGGAAAATGCTGCACTATTAAAGTGGCTATAATCATATTCATATTAGCCTACCAGCTGATGTATAAATGTAGTTTAGTTTCTAAAGCAATCAGTGTTTAACCGAAAAGATCACAAGTGAACCCACACCAGCAGCGTTATCAGGGCATTATAGGGCAATGGTGTGGACCGCCTGTTTGCAGAGACGTTTAAATCTGTGATGGTCCTCCCACACATTGCAGGAAACTGCTCCCACCCTGTCGTTGGGTGTTCCCACCCAGGGATCAGGTTGCAATGCCTGTAGCCTAAGATGTTCTTTCCCAGGTTCAGGTCATGTTGTCCTGGTTGCTTTTTTGTTTAATCTGGTTTTGATTACTCTTACCGCTTTTGTTACTAAACTGAGTGGCCCATGTTCTGAGGAAAGTATAGTCCTTCAGGCTGGGCCCAAATGTATTTATTTTGAAGGCACTAGCGtattagtaaacctgctgctatgtaGAAATCCACCTTCGTAAGCGCTGTAGAACATGCCTCCACAACTGGCAACTTTCTGCCAATGCACAGTACATGCAAAGCTGTCAATTCTTTGTTTGGAAAGAAcggatagatctgcagcagataaaactgcagTAATGAGCCCAGTAAGCCTTTCTGGAACCATTGTCCCTACTCCTACCTCATGCTGGTGGTAAATTCCCTTTAAGGGCTTTAGTTTTAAAATGGGGCTACttttgggggattctgctgttttggcacttgtgaagagttaagcaagttgaagattaaatgatcactAAAAGGCTTAACGTTAAAGTTGACGCACTTCCTTtgtactttaaccccttaccgacatcggacgtactattccgtccgatgtcggctcccctgctttgatgcagggctccgcggtgagcccgcatcaaagccgggacatgtcagctgttttgaacagctgacatgtgcccgcaataggcgcgggcagaatcacgatctgcccgcACCTCTTAACtatataaatgccgctgtcaaacgcagacagcggcatttaactaccgcatccagaaATGACGTctgtgccgacccccgtcacatgatcgggggtcggcgatgcatcaggagggtaaccatagaggtccttgagacctctatgtttactgatgccggcctgctgtgagcgccccctgtggtcggcgctcacagcacacctgcaattctgctgtgtagcagcgatcttatgatcgctgctatatagcagagccgatcgcgttgtgcctgcttctagcctcccatggaggctaccgaagcatggcaaaagtgaagaaaaaaagtttacaaaaatgtgaaaaaaataaaagtttaaatcacccccctttcgacccaatcaaaataaatcaataaaaaaaaaaaaaaatcaaatctacatatatttggtattgccgcgttcagaatcgcccgatctatcaataaaaagaaaagcattaacctgattgctgaacggcgtaacgagaaaaatcgaaacaccagaattatggggttttttttggtcgccgcgacattgcattaaaatgcaataacgggcgatcaaaagaacatatctgcaccgaaatggtatcattaaaaacgccgtctcggcacgcaaaaaataagccctcacatggccaaattgacggaaaaataaaaaagttatggctctgggaaggtggggagcgaaaaacggaaaaagctctgggggtgaaggggttaagctagaaatatatatgtatgtatgtatgtatatatatatatatatatatatatatatatatatatatatatatatatatatatatatatatatatattctttatctttttacattttaaaaattacaaaaaaagcagGTAAATAGTTTAAGCCCCCTTCATGGTTAGAACCTAGTATCAGCCCCTATTTCAAATATCagcttgcaaattatttttgtagccagccaagcgtATTTGaatgcttgtttttttttgtttgtttttttgtgagggattttcatccattcttccttgaaaaactCTTCCAGTTCAGTGAGATTCGTGGGATGTCTTTCATGCTCTACTTTGAGGTCTATCAACATAATTTCAATGATGTTCACAtcatgttcagatcaggagactgagggctttgtaaaaccttcagcttgcattttttttaagtagtctattgtgaattttgacatgtttaggatcattatccatttgtagaagccatcctctttataACGTCAGAATTTTTACAAAtggtgtttgcatcaagaatttgttaaaatttaattgaatccattctttcctctacctgtgaaatattcTTATAGCCATTGGCTGCTCTACAACCTTTGATCGTTGTGGCCAAAGagctctattttaacctcatcagttcaCAGGGCTTGTTTCCATACTTCTGAAGCTTgagttttatggtgaggacacaggagaggttttcttatgacgttcttccatgaaggccatatttctgCAGATGTCtctacagtagaacaatgtaccacaattgcAGTCTGCAAAATCTTTCTGAATGTCCTTTGCATTCAagtaggggttctgatttgcccctctagcaatcctacgagcagctctcattgaaattttgcttggtcttcgagACCTTCTTTGCCTccgctgttcctgttaactgccatgtcTTAACATTTTGAACTTGAAAATGCTTTATCTTCTTatgcttctcctgctttgtgagcatccaccattttcattttgaaTGTTAGGCAGCTGCTTATAAGAATAtaagaatccatggctgctgtttttaatATCACAGaagactgggtttttataaagctgggaaatttgcatcacctggcctcttTGTAACGATGGTGCACACACCCATCCTTTTACCTTcatgccttttagagatcatttaatcttcaactggcTTCTGttcacagtaattttgaccaggggtgcccaaatacTTACATATGTTGTGACTCCTCACATCAGGCAACACCATGCTGCGGGGATTCGCCCGGCAGcgagcagtcatgtgactgcaagtatgtctgGCCTCTCTAAATACATAGTCAAGTCTTCACGTGACTGTTTGCAATTGCACTCACGTCCCATCCTCTCCTGGTATCAGAGAATCTGCCACTGTGCACCATGTGAGGATTACTACAAGTAGACTTGTACTAAGACTGTACAAgcctttttaactattttgtgttgtaTGCCTGATTTTTATTTATGCCCTTTTAAAACCATTTGTAACCTGTGACTTTTTAATTTTCATTAGTGCCAAAATATATCAACCTAAATTCATCACAAACATTTAGTACAATGTCTGAAACCTTGTGATATGTGGAATCATTCCAAAGTTATTTCCACAGGGACACCTAACTTTAACATTTTGGTCGTCCGTAAGCTTGCTTGGGCAGGAATGTATTACTTTGTTACAGACCTTCTAGTAAAATAATGGATTCACTGGTTATGACCAGCAAAGACTTTCGCACTGAAAACAGCTAAAACTCATACAAAATCTGAGGATTAACCAAAGTGATAGGGATAGAGAAATTGCTTTGTTAAAACCGTGCATAAAAGCAAAGCTATATCATCCTTGGGCATGTCCACTAAACATGTAGCCTCCAAAACAGGAAGCATTTGTAATGAATTTGATTTTGTTTTAATtaaatgtttgggttttttttatatcATTTTAGGGGCAGAGCTGGTGCAATACGTCCTCTCGTTCCACGAGGGGTTCCAGGTAGAGGAGCCATTGCACGTGGTGCCAGTGTCAGCCGAAGTGTAGCACCTTCAGCTGCAACCAGGGGAGCATCTTCTGCTAGGGCTCGAGCTGCCTCAATTCAGAGGATTTCTCTGCCACCACCTGTAGCTGAATCTTATGATGATTATGTAAGTAGATGACTGAACTGGCACCAATTGTGGCATTTATGCATTATGTAACAGTGGCTTCTTTTAAAACCATTTTGTAGAGGGGGGAAAACATGGAACTTTGTACCACGTACTAGTCTTCGTACCATCTTATATCTGCTACCTTCTTTTGCAGGGCTACGATGATCTTTATGCAGAGCAAAGCTATGATGCTTATGACAGTTACTACAGTCAAAGCCCAGGGTAATTAAGTTTATTACAAGCCAATGACACTTTGATCATATTTATGTATTAAATGTTATCATTCCTTATTACAAGACCTGTTTAAAATGAAGATTAAGTAAAATTTTGGTATGTTTAACGAAAATTCTTCTACTactccttcccacctgcttgtcttAAATCTATCTTCACCCTTCtccatgaagccagagctgtcagagGGGGTGGAGAGGGTAAGACGGTGTGACCAGTCATTTAGGTACACCTTTCGTGCACCAAGCAGTGGTACTTGGTTTGAATAGTTGTTCTGTGCAgagttccttttaaagggaaccggtcacccccaaaatcgatggtgaggtaagctcaccggcatcaggggcttatctacagcattctgtaatgctgtagataagcccccgatgttacctgaaagaggaaaaatgaggttataatatactcacctgggcggtcgtgctgctggtccgtggtcaaatgggtgtctcgggtccgctccggcgcctcccatcttcattccatgacgtcctcttcgggtctttacgccccggctccggcgcaggcgtactttgtcgtgttgagggcagagcaaagtactgcagtgcgcaggcgtcaggcctctctgaccttaccggcgcctgcgcactgcagtactttgctctgccctcaacagggcagacaaagtacgcctgctccggagtagcggcgcgaagaccagaagaggacgtcatggaatgaagataggaggcgccggagcggaccggagatgcctatcggagcgggaccgcccctgggtgagtataatctaacgtctttttcttctttcaggtaacatcggcggcttatctacagcattacataatgctgtagataagcccctgatgccggtgagcttacctcgccatcgattttgggggtgacaggttcgctttaaactcTGTGTGCTGTATGGGTTTTTCTCGGGCCCGAGGACTTGTATTCACCCTATTTCATCAGTGTTAACTGGGGGGGGAAAAAGGACGTAGCTCCATGAGTATTGCACAGACAGTCCATGAACAAGCCGACATGTGATTAGTATAATAAATATATGTTGTACCAGTAAAAAAAAGCTAAAACATGTGCAACACCATATCTGAGATTGAGAAACAATGCCACTGGGTTTTTGCTACCCACTGTctcagaacagcatgatgtaggagcagagaccctaatGCCATCGCAGTGTATCACTTGTTTCTGCAATTTTGATTTAAAGCTGTTTTTcctctgtataacccctcccacaccactgattggcagctttgtgtgcactgtgcgtaggcagaaagctgccacagtgtgtgtgtgtgataagatTACATGGCAAAAGTCAAGTAGTCTTCTAGTAATCGGCTGATAAAAGTGATTTTATAAATCTAGGTGTTGCGTTCCCCCCCCTCTCTGTAGAGTTGGAAAGTGCATCAATCCCTTAATATATCAAATATCTTGTCTTTCTATTTAGGGATACAGAGTATTATGACTATGGGCACGGAGAGAGCCTGGAGTCTTATGAATCCTATGGTAAGTCTGGTCCCTTGTTTCAAAGATGAATCTTCTATTAAAaaggtaaataataaaaaaacgcaaaaatacaAACCTTTATTGTCGCTTGGTTTTTCCATGTTGATTGTAGTTTTGTCCAGAGAAATGGGATAACTTTTTTAAGGACTCAAGTCAGCTGACTTCTGGGGAGgaggttttatttttttcttgtctcCAGGTGTAAAAATTAAATTGAAATGTGTTTCTGTAACGTTTTCGTAAAATTATGCCAAATCTATTTATTGTAGGACAAGATAATTGGAATGGTTctcgaccctctctgaaagtcccaTCTTCTCATGCCGCAAAAGGCAGTGCCTACAGAGACCACCCATACCGACGCTTCTAAGGCTGCTAATCATCCATTTATTGCTGATATCTTGTGTCCAAGGACTTCCTGTTCCTTATCCCACAACACAAGTAAATTCTCTGTGCTCTGTGACTCCTTTCCTCTCCCCTTCATAGATCCTTAATCTAACCTGATCTCCCTTTCATAGATCTGCTTTTAAAATTGGTGAAAACCAAATATCCATTTAAGGATACTTAGACCCATTTTATTTTCATTGTTaacaaaaacacaaaagaataaaaaaaaaaaaaacctttaaaacgtAAATGCTTTTCATGTAACAGGAGTTAAATAGTGTAAGTGTTTTGAAAATGAAGGTTTCTAACAAGTTTAGTGTTAGCTGTAGATTCTGTCCTGAACTAAGCTGCATTTCAATAttccctttttttattttagctAAACCGTACCTAGCTGTAATATTgtttgctgtttaaaaaaaaaaaaaatccaagcagTTGACTTTGTAATTATACTCCACTTTTATGTTATTAAACCTTATGGACAAATCCACTTGTTAGTTTTGTCTTAATTCACTTTTACTCAAATAGGGTGTAAAATAttgattttgaaaaaaataaataaaccgtgGATCATGGCTTTGACCAACGTTGTCTAGCCTTATGAACGCTTCAGTGTTTTAaccattgtttgttttttctttatgaAGCTGGTGCAACTTCCCTAATTCCAAAACTTCTCAGGGACTAATATGAGAATTATTGGTCATCTGTttacactaaataaaaaaaaaaaaatttcattaaaAAAACAACTTTGTGTAGGAAGACCCATTACCTGTTTTCAATGAATAGTCAGATTCATGCTGTAGCACTTACCTTTATGTATAAAAGAGAAATTTTACCTTTAGTCACAGTAAATTTAATACCATTTTTGGAGGAATAAATTACTTTTAAATTACCTTCAGCCAAGTGGCATTTAACAGTCCTGATCCCCCGCAAAATCTAATGACTTTTTATGGATTTTTCTCAGATGGGACTGTAAAGAACTAAAATGAAGTGTTTTATAGATTGTTTATAACTAAACTTGGATTGAGCCTTGCTGCCATGGCTTAAATGGACATCCTTGGGCTGATTCATCATGAGTGGTGTATCACACACTCGTGCTATGCTAGTCTTGCCAAACTCAATAAGAGGTGCACACTAATGAATTTGGAGTGCTGTGCCAGAAATTATACTCTAGCAATTGACTGGAGTAGCGTTTCGGGCATACAAACTTTTGAACAGAATTATCCTGGTGCAGCAATGTCAAATACGCTTTAGACCTTATTCACGCATTTGTTTGAAGAAgcattcccatttttttttttttttgtgtatatgtgcatgttatataccgtatatactcgagtataagccgacccgagtataagccgacccccctaattttgccacaaaaaactgggaaaacttattgactcgagtataagcctagggtggaaaatgcggcaggtaccggtgaatttcaaaattagaaatatactccataccattcattatggccccatagatgctccacataaagctgtgccatatataatgctcttcaccgttcattatggccccatagatgctccacataaagctgtgccatatatataatgctctgcaccgttgccccatagctgtgccatatatatatataatgctctgcaccgttgccccatagctgtgccatatagtgctctgcaccattgccccatagctctgccatatagtgctctgcaccgttgccccatagctctgccatatagtgctctgcaccattgccccatagctgtgccatatatataatgctctgcaccgttgccccatagctgtgccatatataatgctctgcaccgttgccccatagctctgccatatagtgctctgcaccattgccccatagctgtgccatatagtgctctgcaccgttgccccatagctgtgccatatagtgctctgcaccgttgccccatagctgtgccatatagtgctctgcaccgttgccccatagctgtgccatatagtgctctgcaccgttgccccatagctgtgccatatagtgctctgcgctgttgccccatagctgtgccatatagtgctctgcgctgttgccccatagctgtgccatataatgctctgcgctgttgccccatagctgtgccatatagtgctctgcgctgttgccccatagctgtgccatatagtgctctgcaccgttgccccatagctgtgccatatagtgctctgcaccattgccccatagctctgccatatagtgctctgcaccgttgccccatagctgtgccatatagtgctctgcaccgttgccccatagctgtgccatatatatataatgctctgcaccgttgccccatagctgtgcca from Ranitomeya variabilis isolate aRanVar5 chromosome 3, aRanVar5.hap1, whole genome shotgun sequence includes:
- the KHDRBS1 gene encoding KH domain-containing, RNA-binding, signal transduction-associated protein 1 isoform X2 is translated as MESEAKYLPELMAEKDSLDPSFTHAMSLLASEIERLKKGGDGKKDEDDAYLDLFSHKNMKLKERILIPVKLYPKFNFVGKILGPQGNTIKRLQEETGAKISVLGKGSMRDKAKEEELRKGGDPKYNHLNMDLHVFIEVFGPPCEAYNRMAHAMEEVKKFLVPEQFLELSYLNGAPPETARGGRGGPSRGRGLPSAASATARGRAGAIRPLVPRGVPGRGAIARGASVSRSVAPSAATRGASSARARAASIQRISLPPPVAESYDDYGYDDLYAEQSYDAYDSYYSQSPGDTEYYDYGHGESLESYESYGQDNWNGSRPSLKVPSSHAAKGSAYRDHPYRRF
- the KHDRBS1 gene encoding KH domain-containing, RNA-binding, signal transduction-associated protein 1 isoform X1: MESEAKYLPELMAEKDSLDPSFTHAMSLLASEIERLKKGGDGKKDEDDAYLDLFSHKNMKLKERILIPVKLYPKFNFVGKILGPQGNTIKRLQEETGAKISVLGKGSMRDKAKEEELRKGGDPKYNHLNMDLHVFIEVFGPPCEAYNRMAHAMEEVKKFLVPDMMDDVCQEQFLELSYLNGAPPETARGGRGGPSRGRGLPSAASATARGRAGAIRPLVPRGVPGRGAIARGASVSRSVAPSAATRGASSARARAASIQRISLPPPVAESYDDYGYDDLYAEQSYDAYDSYYSQSPGDTEYYDYGHGESLESYESYGQDNWNGSRPSLKVPSSHAAKGSAYRDHPYRRF